A window from Chelmon rostratus isolate fCheRos1 chromosome 13, fCheRos1.pri, whole genome shotgun sequence encodes these proteins:
- the epc2 gene encoding enhancer of polycomb homolog 2 isoform X1, with protein sequence MSKLSFRARALDAAKPLPVYHNRDLPDLTDCVSINRAVPQMPTGMEKEEELEHHLQRAISAQQVFREKKENMVIPVPEAESNTTYYDRLYKGEVKAPKQLIHIQPLGLDLEQPDYDMDSEDETLLNRLNRKMEIKPLQFETMVDRLEKASTHQLVSLSEAKLLLNEDDYLLKSVYDYWVRKRKNCRGPSLIPHIKQEKRDGSTNNDAYVAFRRRTEKMQTRKNRKNDEASYEKMLRLRREFSRTVTILEMIKRREKSKRELLHLTLEVVERRYQMGDFSGDTLREVSLPLVEKPVYSTPVTLINGSRPKTDIKIKMQKKQVSVRDELPFDLIRPKKKNIRRDRLYPPQRRPGRPPGPFTVNKADIKQYDFHSSGEEDSPPPPLSPPSSPDEENNADGVFVFRRKAGCQYLSPCTEQISGDDQPDLLPQCLRHCLTELTRPPRWTGLSRRRIGRGGRIILDRASSHLDPVLREMDSSMQSVCGTRTSACPLNDPVTLEHDPSLTSRTTTPSLTKILNNIQTLRRFFYRPKPLQDQREGGRGTAWSSVEDNRLTSCLSPDSTTGSAGGITEEQYHNHQQQLVQMQKEQLEQLQLQNNTVVYGHTALHQTQSTRFSESSSKTLDSASAQFAASAVVSAPPPPHGHINSENKPYKTSVNGVHHPSGPSRPPYSSSSSLSWSGLSTRGSLPPSSSSSSSPQSLPNQRSQVGAVSPAQPHTARPSAPPTSALKLASVAASLDRVPKVSTARDSHEPERLLNGLSETTLPMEVT encoded by the exons ATGAGTAAACTCTCGTTCCGGGCGCGAGCGCTAGACGCCGCCAAACCGCTCCCGGTTTACCACAACAGGGACCTGCCGGACCTGACCGACTGCGTGTCCATTAACCGGGCCGTCCCGCAGATGCCGACCgggatggagaaagaggaagagctg GAGCACCATCTGCAGAGGGCCATCTCAGCCCAGCAGGTGTtcagggagaagaaggagaacaTGGTGATCCCTGTACCTGAAGCAGAGAGTAACACCACCTACTATGACCGTTTGTACAAAGGAGAGGTCAAAGCTCCGAAACAGCTCATCCACATACAGC CTCTGGGTCTGGACCTGGAGCAGCCAGACTACGACATGGACTCCGAGGATGAGACACTGCtcaacagactgaacagaaagatggagatcAAACCTCTGCAGTTTGAGACCATGGTGGATCGACTGGAGAAGGCCAGCACAcaccag CTGGTGTCTCTGTCAGAGGcgaagctgctgctgaacgAGGATGACTACTTGCTGAAGTCAGTGTATGATTActgggtgaggaagaggaagaactgTCGAGGTCCGTCACTGATTCCTCacatcaaacaggagaaaagagacGGATCCACTAACAACGACGCCTACGTGGCCTTCAGACGGAGAACCGAGAAGATGCAGACCAGAAAG aaccGTAAGAACGACGAGGCGTCATACGAGAAGATGCTGAGACTGAGGCGGGAGTTCAGTCGGACTGTCACCATCCTGGAGATGatcaagaggagagaaaagtcCAAGAGGGAACTGCTGCATCTCACCCTGGAGGTGGTGgaaaggag GTATCAGATGGGAGATTTCAGTGGAGATACTCTCAGAGAGGTATCACTCCCTCTAGTGGAGAAACCAGTGTACAGCACTCCAGTTACTCTGATCAACGGCAGCAGACCCAAAACAGACATCAAGATCAAG atgcAGAAGAAGCAGGTCTCTGTCAGAGATGAGCTTCCCTTTGACCTGATCAgaccaaagaagaagaacatccGACGGGACAGATTGTATCCTCCACAGCGACGTCCCGGTCGACCCCCCGGGCCCTTCACCGTCAACAAGGCCGACATTAAACAGTACGACTTCCACAGCTCTGGAGAAGAGGACAGTCCACCGCCACCGCTG TCTCCTCCATCTTCACCTGACGAGGAGAATAATGCTGATGGAGTTTTTGTCTTCAGGAGGAAAGCTGGATGTCAATATCTCTCT ccTTGCACGGAGCAGATTAGTGGAGATGATCAACCAGATCTCCTCCCTCAGTGTCTCCGGCACTGTCTGACCGAACTGACTCGGCCTCCTCGTTGGACGGGCCTGAGCCGCCGCAGGATAGGACGAGGAGGCAG GATAATCCTGGACCGAGCCTCCTCACATCTTGATCCAGTACTGAGGGAGATGGACTCTTCAATGCAATCAGTCTGCGGGACCAGGACCAGTGCCTGCCCCCTCAATGACCCAGTAACACTGGAGCACGACCCTTCCCTGACCTCGAGAACCACGACCCCCAGCCTGACTAAAATCCTGAACAACATCCAGACCCTGAGGAGGTTCTTCTACAGACCCAAACCGCTTCAGGAtcagagggaggggggcagagggaCCGCATGGTCCTCTGTGGAGGACAACAGGCTCACCTCTTGTCTGTCACCTGACAGCACCACTGGTTCAG CAGGAGGCATCACAGAGGAGCAGTACCAcaaccatcagcagcagctggtccAGATGCAGAAagaacagctggagcagctgcagctccagaacAACACTGTTGTATACGGACACACAGCACTGCACCAAACACAG TCCACCAGGTTCAGTGAGTCCAGTTCGAAAACTCTGGATTCAGCTAGCGCTCAGTTTGCAGCCTCCGCTGTGGTCAgcgctcctcctccacctcacgGTCACATCAACAGTGAGAATAAACCCTACAAGACCAGCGTCAATGGAGTCCACCACCCTTCAG gtccCTCCAGGCCTCCatactcttcctcctcatctctcagCTGGTCTGGGCTTTCAACAAGGGGGtcactccccccctcctcctcctcatcatcttccCCTCAGTCCCTCCCCAACCAGAGGAGCCAGGTGGGCGCCGTATCCCCCGCCCAACCCCACACTGCTCGACCCTCAGCCCCCCCAACGTCTGCCTTAAAGCTCGCCTCCGTCGCCGCCAGCCTCGACCGAGTGCCCAAAGTCTCAACCGCCAG AGACTCTCACGAGCCGGAGAGACTGCTGAACGGACTGTCAGAGACCACGCTGCCCATGGAGGTCACATAA
- the epc2 gene encoding enhancer of polycomb homolog 2 isoform X2 has product MSKLSFRARALDAAKPLPVYHNRDLPDLTDCVSINRAVPQMPTGMEKEEELEHHLQRAISAQQVFREKKENMVIPVPEAESNTTYYDRLYKGEVKAPKQLIHIQPLGLDLEQPDYDMDSEDETLLNRLNRKMEIKPLQFETMVDRLEKASTHQLVSLSEAKLLLNEDDYLLKSVYDYWVRKRKNCRGPSLIPHIKQEKRDGSTNNDAYVAFRRRTEKMQTRKNRKNDEASYEKMLRLRREFSRTVTILEMIKRREKSKRELLHLTLEVVERRYQMGDFSGDTLREVSLPLVEKPVYSTPVTLINGSRPKTDIKIKMQKKQVSVRDELPFDLIRPKKKNIRRDRLYPPQRRPGRPPGPFTVNKADIKQYDFHSSGEEDSPPPPLSPPSSPDEENNADGVFVFRRKAGCQYLSPCTEQISGDDQPDLLPQCLRHCLTELTRPPRWTGLSRRRIGRGGRIILDRASSHLDPVLREMDSSMQSVCGTRTSACPLNDPVTLEHDPSLTSRTTTPSLTKILNNIQTLRRFFYRPKPLQDQREGGRGTAWSSVEDNRLTSCLSPDSTTGSGGITEEQYHNHQQQLVQMQKEQLEQLQLQNNTVVYGHTALHQTQSTRFSESSSKTLDSASAQFAASAVVSAPPPPHGHINSENKPYKTSVNGVHHPSGPSRPPYSSSSSLSWSGLSTRGSLPPSSSSSSSPQSLPNQRSQVGAVSPAQPHTARPSAPPTSALKLASVAASLDRVPKVSTARDSHEPERLLNGLSETTLPMEVT; this is encoded by the exons ATGAGTAAACTCTCGTTCCGGGCGCGAGCGCTAGACGCCGCCAAACCGCTCCCGGTTTACCACAACAGGGACCTGCCGGACCTGACCGACTGCGTGTCCATTAACCGGGCCGTCCCGCAGATGCCGACCgggatggagaaagaggaagagctg GAGCACCATCTGCAGAGGGCCATCTCAGCCCAGCAGGTGTtcagggagaagaaggagaacaTGGTGATCCCTGTACCTGAAGCAGAGAGTAACACCACCTACTATGACCGTTTGTACAAAGGAGAGGTCAAAGCTCCGAAACAGCTCATCCACATACAGC CTCTGGGTCTGGACCTGGAGCAGCCAGACTACGACATGGACTCCGAGGATGAGACACTGCtcaacagactgaacagaaagatggagatcAAACCTCTGCAGTTTGAGACCATGGTGGATCGACTGGAGAAGGCCAGCACAcaccag CTGGTGTCTCTGTCAGAGGcgaagctgctgctgaacgAGGATGACTACTTGCTGAAGTCAGTGTATGATTActgggtgaggaagaggaagaactgTCGAGGTCCGTCACTGATTCCTCacatcaaacaggagaaaagagacGGATCCACTAACAACGACGCCTACGTGGCCTTCAGACGGAGAACCGAGAAGATGCAGACCAGAAAG aaccGTAAGAACGACGAGGCGTCATACGAGAAGATGCTGAGACTGAGGCGGGAGTTCAGTCGGACTGTCACCATCCTGGAGATGatcaagaggagagaaaagtcCAAGAGGGAACTGCTGCATCTCACCCTGGAGGTGGTGgaaaggag GTATCAGATGGGAGATTTCAGTGGAGATACTCTCAGAGAGGTATCACTCCCTCTAGTGGAGAAACCAGTGTACAGCACTCCAGTTACTCTGATCAACGGCAGCAGACCCAAAACAGACATCAAGATCAAG atgcAGAAGAAGCAGGTCTCTGTCAGAGATGAGCTTCCCTTTGACCTGATCAgaccaaagaagaagaacatccGACGGGACAGATTGTATCCTCCACAGCGACGTCCCGGTCGACCCCCCGGGCCCTTCACCGTCAACAAGGCCGACATTAAACAGTACGACTTCCACAGCTCTGGAGAAGAGGACAGTCCACCGCCACCGCTG TCTCCTCCATCTTCACCTGACGAGGAGAATAATGCTGATGGAGTTTTTGTCTTCAGGAGGAAAGCTGGATGTCAATATCTCTCT ccTTGCACGGAGCAGATTAGTGGAGATGATCAACCAGATCTCCTCCCTCAGTGTCTCCGGCACTGTCTGACCGAACTGACTCGGCCTCCTCGTTGGACGGGCCTGAGCCGCCGCAGGATAGGACGAGGAGGCAG GATAATCCTGGACCGAGCCTCCTCACATCTTGATCCAGTACTGAGGGAGATGGACTCTTCAATGCAATCAGTCTGCGGGACCAGGACCAGTGCCTGCCCCCTCAATGACCCAGTAACACTGGAGCACGACCCTTCCCTGACCTCGAGAACCACGACCCCCAGCCTGACTAAAATCCTGAACAACATCCAGACCCTGAGGAGGTTCTTCTACAGACCCAAACCGCTTCAGGAtcagagggaggggggcagagggaCCGCATGGTCCTCTGTGGAGGACAACAGGCTCACCTCTTGTCTGTCACCTGACAGCACCACTGGTTCAG GAGGCATCACAGAGGAGCAGTACCAcaaccatcagcagcagctggtccAGATGCAGAAagaacagctggagcagctgcagctccagaacAACACTGTTGTATACGGACACACAGCACTGCACCAAACACAG TCCACCAGGTTCAGTGAGTCCAGTTCGAAAACTCTGGATTCAGCTAGCGCTCAGTTTGCAGCCTCCGCTGTGGTCAgcgctcctcctccacctcacgGTCACATCAACAGTGAGAATAAACCCTACAAGACCAGCGTCAATGGAGTCCACCACCCTTCAG gtccCTCCAGGCCTCCatactcttcctcctcatctctcagCTGGTCTGGGCTTTCAACAAGGGGGtcactccccccctcctcctcctcatcatcttccCCTCAGTCCCTCCCCAACCAGAGGAGCCAGGTGGGCGCCGTATCCCCCGCCCAACCCCACACTGCTCGACCCTCAGCCCCCCCAACGTCTGCCTTAAAGCTCGCCTCCGTCGCCGCCAGCCTCGACCGAGTGCCCAAAGTCTCAACCGCCAG AGACTCTCACGAGCCGGAGAGACTGCTGAACGGACTGTCAGAGACCACGCTGCCCATGGAGGTCACATAA